A section of the Deferrivibrio essentukiensis genome encodes:
- a CDS encoding DMT family transporter produces the protein MNKGYLLVILAAMLWGTTGTSQGIAPVGLSSSVIGAFRILLGGIILFAYAIIRKDFPSSSKWNLKITFLGIVTVALYQLSFFYGVKEAGVAVGTMVGIGSAPIFAGILSKVIYREKLGRVWLISTLSGVLGIVFIGLEMIQGETKFNITGIMLCLGAGLSYTLYTLSSKELLREHSANAVMGVLFLGGALFLSPVLFFNDLSPIFSLKGMVVVIHLGVFATAVSYFLFARGLKLIKVSETATLSLAEPLTATFLGITVLGESPAIFSIIGMVLIFLGLLILVKN, from the coding sequence ATGAATAAAGGTTATTTATTAGTAATTTTAGCAGCAATGTTGTGGGGGACGACGGGGACTTCTCAAGGGATTGCACCTGTTGGATTATCATCATCCGTAATTGGTGCGTTTAGAATATTGCTTGGCGGGATTATATTATTTGCTTATGCAATAATCAGAAAAGACTTTCCAAGCTCGTCAAAATGGAATCTTAAAATTACTTTTCTTGGCATAGTGACTGTTGCTCTATATCAGTTAAGCTTTTTTTACGGGGTAAAGGAGGCCGGAGTTGCTGTGGGGACGATGGTTGGGATAGGTAGTGCTCCTATATTTGCCGGGATACTTTCTAAAGTAATTTATAGAGAAAAGTTAGGCAGAGTTTGGCTAATTTCTACTTTATCAGGTGTATTGGGAATAGTTTTTATAGGTCTTGAAATGATACAGGGTGAAACGAAGTTTAATATAACAGGTATAATGCTTTGTCTTGGTGCAGGACTTTCTTATACCCTTTATACATTGTCGAGTAAGGAGCTTTTGAGAGAGCACAGTGCGAATGCAGTAATGGGAGTTCTTTTTTTAGGTGGAGCGCTGTTTTTATCACCGGTCCTATTTTTTAATGATTTATCGCCGATATTTTCTTTAAAAGGGATGGTAGTTGTGATTCATTTAGGAGTATTTGCTACGGCTGTGTCATATTTTCTGTTCGCGAGAGGTCTAAAGTTAATTAAAGTTTCCGAAACTGCTACCCTTTCTCTGGCAGAGCCTTTGACAGCAACATTTCTGGGGATAACTGTTTTAGGTGAATCTCCTGCCATTTTTAGTATTATTGGGATGGTTCTTATTTTTTTGGGATTATTAATATTAGTTAAAAATTAA
- the gdhA gene encoding NADP-specific glutamate dehydrogenase, producing MENVRGRIEQIYQNVVAKNPAEKEFHQAVYEVLESIVPLLDKYPVYLENRIVERIVEPERVVMFRVPWVDDKGAIQVNRGFRVEFNSALGPYKGGLRFHESVYLGIIKFLGFEQIFKNSLTGLMMGGGKGGSDFNPKGKSDNEIMKFCQSFMTELYRHIGEHTDVPAGDIGVGGREIGYLFGQYKRITNKYEAGVLTGKGLSFGGSLVRTEATGYGAVFFTDEMLKARGESFEGKTCVVSGSGNVAIYTTEKIHQLGGKVVAVSDSSGYVYDKKGIDLELLKQLKEIERRRIRDYVNYHKDAVYKENGNIWEIPCQVAMPSATQNELNGEDAKLLVKNGCIAVGEGANMPCTPEAVDVFINNNVSFGPGKAANAGGVATSGLEMQQNAGRDKWTFEYTEQRLKQIMVNIFNTCNETAEEFGYKGNYVVGANISGFKKVADAMLMLGVI from the coding sequence ATGGAGAACGTAAGAGGTAGAATTGAGCAGATTTATCAAAATGTTGTAGCAAAAAATCCTGCTGAGAAAGAGTTTCACCAGGCAGTCTATGAAGTATTGGAATCTATAGTGCCTTTGTTGGATAAGTATCCTGTATATCTTGAAAACAGAATTGTTGAAAGGATTGTTGAGCCTGAAAGAGTAGTCATGTTTAGAGTACCATGGGTAGATGATAAAGGTGCTATACAGGTAAATAGGGGTTTCAGGGTTGAATTTAATAGTGCTTTGGGGCCATATAAAGGCGGTCTTCGTTTTCATGAATCAGTTTATCTTGGTATTATTAAATTTTTAGGGTTCGAGCAAATTTTCAAAAACTCACTCACAGGTCTTATGATGGGTGGTGGAAAAGGTGGCTCAGATTTTAACCCTAAAGGTAAGTCTGATAATGAAATTATGAAATTTTGCCAAAGTTTTATGACAGAGCTTTACAGACATATTGGTGAGCATACCGATGTACCCGCTGGTGATATAGGTGTTGGTGGAAGAGAGATTGGATATCTTTTCGGTCAGTATAAAAGAATTACAAATAAGTATGAAGCTGGTGTTTTGACTGGTAAAGGTTTAAGTTTTGGAGGTTCTTTGGTTAGGACTGAAGCAACCGGTTATGGTGCGGTATTTTTTACGGATGAAATGTTAAAAGCAAGGGGAGAGTCTTTTGAAGGTAAAACATGTGTAGTGTCTGGCTCAGGTAATGTTGCAATTTATACTACTGAGAAGATTCACCAGCTTGGTGGTAAGGTTGTAGCAGTTTCTGATTCCAGTGGATATGTTTATGATAAAAAAGGAATAGATTTAGAGTTGCTAAAGCAATTAAAAGAGATTGAGAGAAGAAGAATTAGAGATTACGTAAACTATCATAAAGATGCTGTTTATAAAGAAAATGGAAATATTTGGGAAATACCTTGTCAAGTAGCTATGCCTTCTGCTACCCAAAATGAACTTAATGGTGAAGATGCTAAGTTATTAGTCAAAAACGGTTGTATAGCAGTAGGAGAAGGTGCAAATATGCCATGTACTCCGGAAGCTGTTGATGTATTTATAAATAATAATGTATCTTTTGGACCTGGTAAGGCTGCTAACGCTGGTGGTGTTGCTACATCTGGTCTTGAAATGCAGCAAAATGCCGGAAGAGATAAGTGGACATTTGAATATACCGAGCAAAGGTTAAAGCAGATTATGGTTAATATATTTAATACTTGTAATGAAACAGCAGAGGAATTTGGCTATAAAGGTAACTATGTGGTAGGAGCAAATATTTCAGGATTTAAAAAAGTAGCTGATGCAATGCTTATGTTAGGAGTAATTTAA
- a CDS encoding PEP/pyruvate-binding domain-containing protein — translation MYHKEPVNSGLNGLDKVIEFLRYGDNVVWQITSINEYKYFAEKFAKKLAETSNNATYINFSNKQPLFSKETMKKVNIFKPRTESFESFTIDIYRLIEYSKKETFYVFDCLSDLVDLWAADWMIANFFKLICPLLYLKETVAYFSIYRNFHSHTTVMELKSTTQIFIDVYQFNGVYYVHPIKVFERSSPQMFLPHKILNEDNFEPVINSFEASTIFSSNCYLSDVEYTKIPDAWERLFKTARKISLSKDKDLKENILTKIFNVMFSKDKKIVELLKKYLTINDVLLIKNRMIGTGFIGGKAVGMILARKILETDYPKFALYNELHDSFFIGSDVFYEYIIYNGWWDIFVSQKTEEGYFPFGEKLERLFLKGEFPPHILDKFIWMLSYYGQYPIVIRSSSLLEDGFGNAFAGKYESFFSCTSGSPKRRLEDFLILLKKVYSSVMTKEALAYRKERGLDKVEETMSVLVQRVSGSFHENLFFPDMAGVGLSYNTYVWHPDIDPNDGMLRVVCGLGTRAVNTNAEDYSKLISLTCPTLSIHSNIDEIRKYSQKDADVLEINKITKSHYPLFKLINSLSNEARYFLTSRDYKTENILNERGKKDKVYYISFEKLLAETDFASTMKKVLKTVEKAYGNPVDMEYTVNFFKNNTFRINIVQCRPLQSKSLGGHNLNTDFIKKLTPILKIEGNFMGGSIFYKLDKMIYLSEENYKLLNNNERYALSRYIGELNNNIPKNEKIALVLPGRIGTTTPSLGMPIAFSELNKMQVLVEMGFSDSELAPELSFGTHFFQDLVETGIFYMVVYPKKSLINFEQISKLKSTNAHQNKNFADILDIYDLKDQNIFVFSDIKSQVAGFFKQNGEE, via the coding sequence ATGTACCACAAAGAGCCTGTTAATTCAGGATTAAATGGATTAGATAAAGTTATTGAATTCTTAAGATATGGAGACAATGTAGTTTGGCAGATAACAAGCATAAACGAATATAAATATTTTGCTGAGAAATTTGCTAAAAAATTAGCAGAAACATCAAACAATGCCACATATATAAATTTTTCTAACAAACAACCACTTTTCAGCAAAGAAACTATGAAAAAGGTCAACATATTCAAACCAAGAACTGAAAGTTTTGAATCATTTACTATCGATATTTACAGGTTAATCGAATACAGTAAAAAAGAGACTTTCTATGTTTTTGACTGTCTTTCAGACTTGGTTGACCTTTGGGCTGCAGACTGGATGATAGCAAATTTCTTCAAACTGATTTGCCCATTGTTATACTTAAAAGAAACCGTAGCCTATTTTTCAATTTATAGAAACTTTCACTCACACACTACGGTTATGGAATTAAAATCCACCACCCAAATATTTATAGATGTGTACCAATTTAATGGAGTATACTATGTTCACCCTATAAAAGTTTTTGAAAGAAGTTCTCCACAAATGTTTTTACCGCATAAAATTCTCAATGAGGACAATTTTGAACCAGTCATAAATAGCTTCGAAGCCTCCACTATCTTTTCTTCTAACTGTTATTTATCTGACGTTGAATATACAAAAATCCCTGACGCATGGGAACGCCTTTTTAAAACTGCAAGAAAAATATCACTTTCAAAAGATAAGGATTTAAAAGAAAATATTCTCACCAAGATTTTTAATGTAATGTTTTCAAAAGATAAGAAGATTGTAGAGCTATTGAAAAAATACCTTACCATCAATGATGTTTTATTAATAAAAAACAGAATGATTGGTACCGGATTTATTGGCGGCAAAGCTGTAGGAATGATTTTGGCAAGAAAAATTTTAGAAACAGATTACCCTAAATTTGCACTATACAACGAGCTACACGATTCTTTTTTTATAGGCTCGGATGTTTTTTATGAATATATTATTTATAATGGATGGTGGGATATATTTGTATCTCAAAAAACAGAAGAAGGATATTTCCCTTTCGGAGAAAAACTGGAAAGGCTCTTCTTAAAAGGGGAGTTTCCTCCTCACATTTTAGATAAGTTTATATGGATGCTATCATATTACGGTCAGTACCCCATTGTCATAAGATCAAGCAGTCTATTAGAAGACGGTTTTGGAAATGCTTTTGCAGGAAAATATGAAAGCTTTTTCTCTTGCACTTCAGGGTCGCCCAAAAGAAGGTTAGAAGACTTTCTAATTCTACTGAAAAAAGTCTACTCAAGTGTAATGACAAAAGAAGCTCTTGCATACAGAAAAGAAAGAGGATTGGACAAGGTAGAAGAAACAATGTCAGTACTTGTACAAAGAGTATCGGGGTCATTTCATGAAAATTTATTTTTTCCTGATATGGCAGGAGTAGGCTTATCTTATAACACATACGTATGGCACCCTGATATTGACCCTAATGATGGTATGCTCAGGGTTGTTTGTGGACTTGGAACAAGAGCAGTTAACACAAATGCCGAAGATTACTCAAAATTAATTTCTCTTACTTGTCCAACACTTTCTATACATTCTAATATAGATGAAATTAGAAAATATTCTCAAAAAGATGCTGATGTATTAGAAATAAATAAAATTACAAAATCACATTACCCTCTTTTCAAATTAATTAATAGCCTTAGTAATGAGGCAAGGTATTTCTTAACATCAAGAGACTACAAAACAGAAAATATTTTAAATGAAAGGGGTAAAAAAGACAAAGTCTACTATATAAGTTTTGAAAAACTATTAGCTGAAACAGATTTTGCTTCCACAATGAAAAAAGTCTTAAAAACTGTCGAAAAAGCCTATGGAAATCCTGTAGATATGGAATATACAGTAAATTTCTTTAAAAATAACACATTTAGAATAAATATTGTTCAGTGTAGACCGCTGCAGTCAAAAAGTTTAGGCGGTCATAACCTAAATACAGATTTTATAAAAAAACTAACACCTATTCTGAAAATTGAAGGAAATTTTATGGGAGGAAGTATCTTCTATAAGTTAGATAAAATGATATATCTATCTGAAGAAAATTATAAACTTCTTAACAACAACGAAAGATATGCTCTATCAAGATACATTGGTGAACTAAACAATAACATACCCAAAAATGAAAAAATAGCACTAGTTTTGCCTGGAAGAATAGGCACCACCACTCCATCTTTGGGTATGCCAATAGCCTTTTCAGAATTAAATAAAATGCAGGTTTTAGTAGAGATGGGATTTTCAGACTCTGAATTAGCTCCTGAGCTATCATTTGGGACACATTTTTTTCAAGACCTTGTAGAAACAGGTATATTCTATATGGTAGTATACCCTAAAAAATCATTGATAAATTTTGAGCAAATATCAAAATTAAAATCTACCAATGCTCATCAAAACAAAAACTTTGCAGATATTCTCGATATTTACGATCTAAAAGATCAGAACATATTTGTTTTTTCCGACATAAAGTCACAAGTCGCCGGATTTTTCAAACAAAATGGAGAGGAATAA
- a CDS encoding glutamate synthase translates to MCRIGAIKSKEYVHPSVALRLMRSQQKGHDNSGFAMIMQDLGGVFEGYKGLPILSMACTDEGIKVAEDILHRKGFVRLFQWAPQVFPKPGLKIEPMPNYVFQVYQYPKLYNYAPQEEKEELLVDMRLAIRHELENHDLGYVYSFWPDILTLKEIGDPSDIGEYFNLWEENDYFKAKIITAQCRQNTNYDIVRYAAHPFFLQGYTALANGENTFYEKNKNLQKKLYKGYIGFESDSQCFLYTLHYVHKKLKWPLIYYKHTITPIPFEELSQREDGHILANIRASLAHLEINGPNTIIGVLPDGTLFTCCDSKKLRPVVVGRDENTVVITSEVTGINDILPNRDWQDDIYPGEREMVVINDELEVVRWQQ, encoded by the coding sequence ATGTGTCGAATTGGAGCAATAAAATCTAAAGAGTATGTACACCCTTCTGTAGCCTTAAGATTAATGAGGTCTCAACAGAAAGGGCATGATAACTCCGGTTTTGCTATGATAATGCAAGATTTGGGAGGAGTGTTTGAAGGCTATAAGGGGCTTCCTATCTTGTCAATGGCTTGCACTGATGAAGGGATAAAGGTAGCTGAAGATATATTACATAGAAAAGGTTTTGTAAGGCTTTTTCAGTGGGCTCCTCAAGTATTTCCAAAGCCTGGGCTTAAGATTGAGCCGATGCCAAACTACGTATTTCAAGTGTATCAGTACCCAAAATTATACAATTATGCTCCTCAGGAAGAGAAAGAAGAACTTTTAGTAGATATGCGTCTTGCAATCAGACATGAGCTGGAAAATCATGACCTTGGTTACGTTTATTCATTTTGGCCTGATATTTTGACCCTTAAAGAGATTGGAGACCCGTCAGATATTGGCGAATATTTTAATCTTTGGGAAGAAAACGACTACTTTAAGGCTAAGATTATTACTGCTCAGTGTAGGCAAAATACAAATTATGATATTGTAAGGTATGCGGCACACCCGTTTTTTCTTCAGGGTTACACAGCACTTGCTAATGGTGAAAACACATTTTACGAGAAAAATAAAAACTTACAAAAGAAGCTTTATAAAGGTTACATAGGTTTTGAGTCTGACTCTCAGTGCTTTTTATATACTTTACATTATGTGCATAAGAAACTTAAGTGGCCTTTAATTTATTATAAACACACAATAACTCCTATCCCTTTTGAAGAGCTCTCTCAACGGGAAGACGGACACATACTTGCAAATATCAGGGCTAGTCTTGCTCATTTGGAAATAAATGGACCAAATACCATTATTGGCGTTTTGCCTGATGGAACACTATTTACTTGTTGTGACTCAAAAAAATTAAGACCAGTTGTGGTAGGCAGAGATGAGAATACCGTGGTTATAACTTCTGAGGTTACAGGAATTAATGATATTCTGCCTAATCGTGACTGGCAGGATGATATTTACCCCGGGGAGAGGGAGATGGTTGTGATTAATGATGAGCTGGAGGTAGTAAGATGGCAACAGTAA
- a CDS encoding glutamate synthase-related protein: MATVKVNQLAKDDLFWQIDYKHDRCTLCGKCVASCPFQAIEAKVEKRRKVVSEDITPNPKVYFQTIPVIKQVISEYNFCRGCGICEKVCPNDAIKPVRNSDHRFQAKYRATVADPFKRGGRSNLETDGRTLDKIKVGRISQMTDPSLDAQRHTFDMRAPFGRVLAPNEIPLEVDSCGRLVLKNNLPPVRWIYPIIIGDMSIGALSWRMWEALAIATAYLNEEVGIPIRMCSGEGGVPVRLLKSRFLKYIILQIASGHFGWNRIVNAMPHMVEDPAGVLIKIGQGAKPGDGGLLMAKKVAKHIQEIRGVPKADLLSPPNHQGLYSIEESVQKMFLSFNAAFKFRVPVAIKVAASATSVSVYNNLLRDPYNIVGGFFLDGIDGGTGAAHEISLDHTGHPIVSKLRDCYKAALHQGKQGQIPLWAAGGMGKNWNLAADAFKMICLGANGIFTGKLMLQLAGCVGNDMGKCNACNTGLCPVGICTQNPTLVKRLDIDKVAENIVNYFIAVDHELKKLMAPVGNSSLPVGRSDALISTDKSVAERLDINYAC; encoded by the coding sequence ATGGCAACAGTAAAAGTTAATCAACTGGCAAAAGATGATTTGTTTTGGCAAATAGATTATAAACACGACAGATGTACTTTGTGTGGCAAGTGTGTTGCTTCCTGCCCGTTTCAGGCTATTGAAGCAAAGGTAGAGAAAAGAAGAAAAGTAGTAAGCGAAGATATTACGCCTAATCCAAAGGTATATTTTCAGACGATACCTGTAATCAAGCAGGTTATAAGTGAATATAATTTTTGCAGAGGTTGTGGGATTTGTGAAAAGGTGTGCCCTAATGATGCCATTAAGCCTGTCAGAAACTCCGATCATAGATTTCAGGCAAAATATAGGGCAACTGTTGCCGACCCATTTAAAAGGGGAGGTCGCTCAAATCTTGAAACTGATGGCAGGACATTGGATAAAATCAAAGTGGGTAGAATTTCTCAGATGACTGACCCATCATTAGATGCGCAGAGGCATACTTTTGACATGAGAGCACCCTTTGGAAGAGTGCTTGCTCCGAATGAGATTCCTCTTGAGGTTGACAGCTGTGGGAGACTGGTATTAAAAAATAATCTCCCGCCGGTTAGATGGATTTATCCGATTATTATTGGAGATATGTCTATTGGAGCGCTTTCTTGGAGGATGTGGGAAGCTCTTGCCATAGCTACGGCATATCTAAATGAAGAGGTTGGCATCCCTATCAGGATGTGCTCAGGTGAAGGTGGAGTCCCTGTCAGGCTTCTAAAATCAAGATTTTTGAAATATATTATTTTGCAAATAGCCTCAGGTCACTTTGGGTGGAACAGAATTGTAAATGCTATGCCTCATATGGTGGAAGATCCTGCAGGTGTGCTTATAAAAATAGGTCAAGGTGCAAAACCGGGCGACGGCGGACTTTTGATGGCAAAAAAAGTAGCCAAGCATATTCAGGAAATTAGGGGTGTGCCAAAAGCAGACCTTTTGAGCCCTCCAAATCATCAGGGGCTTTATTCCATAGAGGAAAGTGTTCAAAAGATGTTTTTATCTTTTAATGCAGCATTTAAATTTAGGGTGCCTGTTGCGATAAAGGTGGCAGCAAGTGCTACAAGTGTTTCAGTTTACAATAACTTATTACGAGACCCGTATAATATCGTAGGAGGATTCTTTCTTGACGGTATAGATGGTGGTACCGGTGCCGCTCATGAAATATCCCTTGATCATACCGGTCATCCGATTGTTTCAAAGTTAAGAGACTGCTACAAAGCTGCACTTCACCAAGGTAAACAAGGGCAGATACCTCTTTGGGCAGCAGGTGGAATGGGTAAGAATTGGAACTTGGCAGCGGATGCTTTTAAAATGATTTGCCTCGGTGCAAACGGGATATTTACCGGCAAACTTATGCTCCAATTGGCAGGCTGTGTAGGCAATGATATGGGCAAATGTAATGCATGCAATACAGGGCTTTGTCCGGTAGGTATATGTACTCAAAATCCGACACTTGTTAAAAGGCTCGATATAGATAAAGTCGCTGAAAATATTGTAAATTACTTTATCGCAGTTGACCATGAGCTTAAAAAATTGATGGCACCTGTAGGTAACAGCTCTTTGCCTGTGGGCAGATCTGATGCACTTATCTCCACAGATAAGTCTGTAGCTGAAAGATTAGATATAAATTATGCTTGTTAA
- a CDS encoding FAD-dependent oxidoreductase, with product MSKKIYIEGIRNGKRISTQTLLQEIYQALDKGINEIVVDGCGQHDIGGPLWSKDGKPLKFVVKNPGQRVGSMGMQGTTIIVDGPAPADVGWLNAGAEIIVKGDGGDTTAHCAATGKIFIGGRVGTRSGAMMKYDPKFPRPEFWVLKNTGSFSFEFMGGGIAVVCGYDCEDMDSVLGYRSCVGMVGGTIYVRGNVKDLSDDVWLMDLTDDDWEFLDKNLPIFLEKIERPGALGKISKRKDWKKIVAKTYEERTTKSLMAINEFRKNKWVEGGIFGDLLYDNYEVAEFVERKDLRLRYPEWLNANYSAPCEYNCPTYIPTQKRISLLRQDKVKEALELVLDYSPFPASVCGQVCPNLCMDECTRLYVDLPVRIKELGLLSAEIKAKKCETTKDEKVAVIGSGASGLACAYQLRLMGYHVEVFEKDSVLGGKLMQVIPEERLDRKILETEIQRVLDTGVVAHTNVNVDKKKLRELDKEFDAIVLAVGAHNPIVLPVEGSERLVKGLDFLKAINKGEKPKVGKNVVVIGAGNAGMDVVIGAYEMGAEKVVAIDIQKPAAFEKEIEHAKKLGAEILWPCFTEKITDKGVVLKDGTLIPADTVIVSIGDRPDFSMLEREYLDEKGRVLINEYLQSTVNPKIFVPGDAIKLGLFTHALGDGRKVALNIDRMFKGIALSKFEKAPKIPQDKVKNEYYHPMNAQAVSKMQTEDETKRCMSCGFCRDCHFCEEVCPEQAISRIEKSDGNFEYLSDSNKCIGCGICAGVCPCGIWVMRDNIEKYIES from the coding sequence ATGAGTAAGAAGATTTATATTGAAGGGATAAGAAATGGCAAAAGGATTTCTACACAAACTCTTTTGCAAGAAATATATCAAGCTTTGGATAAAGGGATTAATGAAATAGTTGTGGATGGCTGCGGCCAGCATGACATTGGTGGGCCGTTGTGGTCAAAAGATGGGAAACCATTAAAATTTGTAGTCAAAAATCCGGGTCAGAGAGTTGGTTCGATGGGGATGCAGGGGACTACGATTATTGTGGATGGTCCAGCTCCGGCAGATGTCGGCTGGCTTAATGCCGGAGCCGAAATTATTGTTAAAGGTGATGGAGGCGATACCACAGCTCATTGCGCTGCAACCGGTAAAATTTTTATAGGTGGGCGCGTCGGCACTCGCTCAGGTGCTATGATGAAATATGACCCGAAGTTTCCAAGACCTGAATTTTGGGTATTAAAAAATACCGGTTCTTTTAGCTTTGAATTTATGGGTGGTGGGATAGCAGTTGTATGCGGATATGACTGTGAGGATATGGATTCTGTTCTTGGATACAGAAGTTGTGTTGGTATGGTAGGCGGGACGATTTATGTTAGGGGGAATGTGAAGGATTTATCAGATGATGTTTGGTTAATGGATTTGACTGATGATGACTGGGAGTTTTTGGATAAAAATCTGCCTATATTTTTAGAGAAAATTGAAAGGCCAGGGGCACTTGGTAAAATTTCTAAAAGAAAAGATTGGAAAAAAATTGTAGCAAAGACATATGAAGAAAGAACCACTAAGTCTTTGATGGCAATTAATGAATTTAGAAAAAATAAGTGGGTTGAAGGTGGTATATTCGGAGATTTACTTTATGATAACTATGAAGTTGCTGAATTTGTTGAAAGGAAAGATTTAAGGTTAAGATACCCTGAATGGTTAAATGCCAATTATTCAGCACCTTGTGAATATAACTGCCCTACGTATATCCCCACTCAAAAAAGGATTTCTTTGCTTAGACAGGATAAAGTTAAAGAGGCTTTAGAGTTAGTGCTTGATTATAGTCCTTTTCCTGCATCAGTTTGTGGGCAGGTATGTCCAAACCTTTGCATGGATGAGTGTACAAGATTGTATGTAGATTTGCCTGTAAGAATTAAAGAATTAGGACTATTGAGTGCTGAAATTAAAGCTAAAAAATGTGAAACTACTAAGGATGAAAAGGTTGCAGTAATTGGGTCAGGTGCATCAGGTCTTGCATGTGCATATCAGTTAAGACTTATGGGATATCATGTTGAAGTATTTGAAAAAGATAGTGTGCTTGGCGGTAAGTTAATGCAGGTTATTCCCGAAGAAAGACTCGATAGAAAGATTCTTGAGACTGAGATTCAAAGGGTGCTTGATACGGGAGTAGTGGCACATACAAATGTTAACGTTGACAAGAAAAAGTTAAGAGAGCTTGATAAAGAGTTTGACGCAATAGTCTTGGCTGTGGGGGCTCATAATCCGATTGTTTTGCCTGTTGAAGGGAGTGAGAGGCTTGTCAAAGGGCTTGATTTCTTAAAGGCAATAAATAAAGGTGAAAAACCAAAAGTTGGAAAAAATGTTGTGGTAATCGGTGCGGGCAATGCCGGGATGGATGTGGTGATTGGTGCTTATGAAATGGGTGCAGAAAAAGTTGTAGCTATTGATATTCAAAAACCTGCTGCTTTTGAAAAAGAGATTGAGCATGCCAAAAAATTAGGCGCTGAAATATTATGGCCTTGCTTTACCGAAAAGATCACTGATAAAGGGGTCGTGCTGAAAGATGGCACTTTGATACCTGCAGATACCGTTATTGTGTCTATCGGGGACAGGCCTGATTTCTCAATGCTTGAAAGGGAATACCTGGATGAGAAGGGAAGAGTGTTAATCAATGAATATTTACAGTCAACTGTTAATCCAAAGATATTTGTGCCGGGGGATGCAATAAAATTGGGTCTTTTTACCCATGCACTTGGTGACGGCAGAAAGGTAGCCTTAAATATAGATAGAATGTTTAAAGGGATAGCGCTCAGCAAATTTGAGAAAGCACCTAAGATACCTCAGGATAAAGTAAAAAATGAGTATTATCACCCTATGAATGCTCAGGCTGTTTCTAAAATGCAGACAGAGGATGAAACAAAAAGGTGTATGAGTTGCGGTTTTTGTCGTGATTGTCATTTCTGTGAAGAAGTTTGCCCCGAGCAGGCAATTAGCAGGATAGAGAAATCTGATGGCAACTTTGAATATTTAAGTGATTCTAATAAATGTATTGGGTGTGGTATTTGTGCCGGTGTCTGCCCTTGTGGAATATGGGTTATGAGAGACAATATTGAAAAATATATAGAAAGTTAA
- a CDS encoding PHP domain-containing protein: protein MIDLHTHSTYSDGTFTPEKLCRLAETKNIKILALTDHDTIDGIDDFLCCESNLKKIPGVEISLEIKNGTFHMLGLFVNHKYGPLRENLSRLKTYRKQRNEKILNKLSDFFHEKITQEQISHDNKGELGRPHIAKFLVKKGIVSSVEEAFEKYLAKGKPFYESKEKLNTDDAIKLIIESGGIPVIAHPITLGLDNEKFDTFIRQLVDLGLKGIEAICPLHSKEDCKHYIEIAKKYDLLVTGGSDFHGDNKDNVTLGNLGSCTLPAEYLNKIEKIKGR from the coding sequence ATGATTGATTTACATACACATTCAACCTACTCTGACGGAACTTTTACCCCAGAAAAATTATGTAGACTTGCAGAGACTAAAAACATAAAAATATTGGCACTGACTGACCATGATACTATAGACGGCATTGATGACTTTTTATGCTGTGAATCTAATCTTAAAAAAATACCGGGTGTTGAAATAAGCCTTGAAATTAAAAATGGAACTTTTCATATGTTGGGCTTGTTCGTTAATCACAAATACGGACCATTAAGAGAAAATCTGAGCAGGCTAAAAACTTATCGTAAGCAGAGAAATGAAAAAATATTAAACAAGCTATCTGATTTTTTTCATGAAAAGATAACACAAGAGCAGATATCACATGATAACAAAGGGGAGTTAGGACGTCCGCATATTGCCAAATTCCTAGTAAAAAAAGGTATAGTATCATCTGTTGAAGAAGCATTTGAAAAATATTTAGCAAAAGGAAAGCCTTTTTACGAAAGCAAAGAAAAGCTCAATACTGACGACGCTATCAAATTAATTATTGAATCAGGTGGAATCCCGGTAATTGCACATCCGATAACTTTGGGGCTTGATAATGAAAAGTTTGACACCTTTATAAGACAATTAGTGGACTTAGGATTAAAAGGGATAGAAGCGATATGTCCGCTGCATTCAAAAGAGGATTGCAAACATTATATAGAAATTGCCAAAAAGTATGACTTGCTTGTTACAGGCGGGAGCGACTTCCACGGAGATAATAAGGACAATGTTACCCTTGGCAATTTAGGTAGTTGTACGTTACCAGCAGAATACCTTAATAAGATTGAAAAAATAAAAGGCAGGTAA